A portion of the Streptomyces sp. NBC_01335 genome contains these proteins:
- a CDS encoding beta family protein yields MPRLLYVPVLPVRSHAARAYRDLRPAVRDGVTPLWSLPPHPEARGASLAAAVRREVAEVSRVQSGGPAWLDAPFAEEAQIPVLAEVFAAYVEFGAFRPVTGPLRPAAQQDAAFATAAEYGRPLGVRVPVPGEWDHELTEAVARLPARAGRAVELDLLIDLGGVLAGRPGAHKEALRALDALLPLADWRSVVTIGGGFPQVTAEMLDRGVREEPRRDWQLWREIRRNPAGRLAALGFGDYGVQPATALARPYRPDQRGGPDWGYLRYTTDRTFALVKVLHSGPDRARANREAARALLRLPDFRGALASSGECWLRDCARPLTHPAVRTGSDGPGTGNAATWLRVGTVQHMTHVVRSLARI; encoded by the coding sequence ATGCCGAGACTTCTGTACGTTCCCGTACTCCCGGTGCGCAGCCACGCCGCCCGGGCCTACCGTGATCTGCGGCCCGCCGTCCGGGACGGTGTCACACCCCTGTGGAGCCTGCCGCCCCACCCCGAAGCGCGGGGCGCCTCGCTGGCCGCCGCCGTCCGCCGGGAGGTCGCGGAGGTGAGCCGGGTCCAGTCCGGGGGCCCGGCGTGGCTCGACGCCCCCTTCGCCGAGGAGGCGCAGATCCCGGTACTCGCCGAAGTGTTCGCCGCATACGTGGAGTTCGGCGCGTTCCGGCCGGTGACCGGACCGCTGCGGCCCGCCGCCCAGCAGGACGCGGCGTTCGCGACGGCGGCGGAGTACGGGCGCCCGCTCGGCGTCCGGGTACCGGTGCCCGGCGAGTGGGACCACGAACTCACCGAGGCGGTGGCCCGGTTGCCGGCACGGGCGGGTCGTGCCGTGGAGCTCGATCTGCTGATCGACCTCGGCGGTGTCCTCGCCGGCCGGCCCGGCGCCCACAAGGAGGCGCTGCGCGCCCTCGACGCCCTGCTCCCGTTGGCCGACTGGCGCTCCGTCGTCACCATCGGCGGAGGATTCCCGCAGGTGACGGCCGAGATGCTGGACCGGGGCGTACGGGAGGAGCCCCGCAGGGACTGGCAGCTCTGGCGGGAGATACGGCGGAACCCCGCCGGCCGGCTCGCCGCCCTCGGCTTCGGGGACTACGGGGTCCAGCCGGCCACCGCCCTGGCCCGCCCGTACCGGCCGGACCAGCGGGGAGGACCGGACTGGGGGTATCTGCGCTACACCACGGACCGGACCTTCGCGCTGGTGAAGGTCCTGCACAGCGGCCCGGACCGGGCGAGGGCCAACCGTGAGGCCGCACGCGCACTCCTGCGGCTGCCCGACTTCCGTGGCGCGCTGGCCAGTTCGGGGGAGTGCTGGCTGCGCGACTGCGCCCGCCCGCTGACACACCCCGCCGTGCGCACCGGATCGGACGGTCCCGGTACGGGCAACGCCGCCACCTGGCTGCGGGTCGGCACCGTCCAGCACATGACCCATGTGGTGCGGAGTCTGGCCAGGATCTGA
- a CDS encoding MarR family winged helix-turn-helix transcriptional regulator, producing the protein MQQPHAHQDPPPDHVARIQAAWRRERPDLDVGPQAVIGRLHRLAALLTRELCVVYQRYGLSEGEFDVLAALRRAGAPYERAPGELAAHTMVTTGAMTKRIDRLERSGLVTRRRGDGDGRGRVVALTVPGRELIDRAFTDHMHNERRLLAALPPARADALEGLLTTWLAELEDPRGDGRK; encoded by the coding sequence ATGCAGCAGCCCCACGCGCACCAGGACCCGCCGCCCGATCACGTGGCCCGCATCCAGGCCGCCTGGCGCCGCGAGCGCCCCGACCTCGACGTCGGCCCGCAGGCCGTCATCGGGCGCCTGCACCGCCTCGCCGCCCTGCTCACCCGGGAGTTGTGCGTGGTCTACCAGCGGTACGGCCTCAGCGAGGGCGAGTTCGACGTCCTCGCGGCGCTGCGCCGGGCCGGAGCCCCGTACGAGCGGGCCCCCGGGGAGCTGGCGGCGCACACCATGGTGACCACCGGGGCGATGACCAAGCGCATCGACCGGCTGGAGCGGTCGGGGCTGGTGACCCGGCGCCGGGGGGACGGGGACGGCCGCGGGCGGGTCGTCGCCCTGACCGTGCCGGGGCGCGAACTCATCGACCGGGCGTTCACCGACCACATGCACAACGAGCGGCGCCTCCTCGCCGCGCTGCCCCCGGCGCGGGCCGACGCGCTGGAGGGCCTCCTCACCACCTGGCTCGCCGAACTGGAGGACCCGCGCGGCGACGGCCGGAAGTGA
- a CDS encoding DMT family transporter — MEANVRGLAIAAVAPVAWGTTYYVTRHYLPAGNPLWGATLRALPAGCLLLLLARTRPTGAWWWRSAVLGLLNTSAFFVLVYIAAQRLATSTASMVMALSPLVMTVTAWALLAQRPRAAHLAGGVSGLAGVALMMWGRTGGGGTGGLIASVAAMLVSSLGYVLSQRWSSGAGVLATTAWQLCFGGVLLLVAAVVREGAPPPLGRRALVGFGYVTLVATALAFLAWFAALRLLPAATVGLVGLLNPVTGVLLGTVLAAEGLTVRQLGGMALILAGVLLGRPRKAAARPEGAGGCAAAGSPAPGRRTPARPEGSRP, encoded by the coding sequence ATGGAAGCCAATGTGCGAGGCCTGGCCATCGCCGCCGTGGCGCCGGTGGCCTGGGGCACCACCTACTACGTCACCCGCCACTACCTCCCCGCCGGAAACCCGCTCTGGGGAGCCACCCTGCGCGCCCTGCCCGCCGGATGCCTGCTGCTGCTCCTCGCCCGGACCCGGCCCACCGGCGCCTGGTGGTGGCGGTCCGCCGTGCTGGGCCTGCTGAACACCAGCGCCTTCTTCGTGCTCGTCTACATCGCCGCCCAGCGCCTGGCCACCAGCACCGCGTCGATGGTGATGGCGCTCTCCCCGCTGGTCATGACGGTGACCGCCTGGGCCCTGCTCGCCCAGCGCCCCCGCGCCGCCCACCTGGCCGGCGGCGTGAGCGGACTCGCCGGGGTGGCCCTGATGATGTGGGGCCGTACCGGAGGCGGCGGGACCGGCGGCCTGATCGCCTCCGTCGCCGCCATGCTGGTCTCCTCCCTGGGGTACGTACTCTCCCAGCGCTGGAGCTCCGGCGCCGGGGTCCTCGCCACCACCGCCTGGCAGCTCTGCTTCGGCGGGGTACTCCTGCTGGTGGCGGCGGTCGTACGCGAGGGAGCACCGCCACCGCTGGGCCGCCGGGCGCTGGTGGGCTTCGGCTACGTCACCCTCGTCGCCACCGCCCTCGCCTTCCTCGCCTGGTTCGCGGCCCTGCGCCTGCTGCCCGCCGCCACGGTCGGCCTCGTCGGCCTCCTCAACCCGGTCACCGGCGTCCTGCTCGGCACGGTCCTGGCGGCGGAGGGCCTCACCGTCCGGCAGCTCGGAGGGATGGCGCTGATCCTCGCGGGGGTGCTGCTCGGGCGGCCGCGCAAGGCGGCGGCGAGACCCGAAGGGGCGGGCGGGTGTGCGGCGGCCGGGTCCCCCGCACCCGGCCGCCGCACACCCGCCCGCCCCGAGGGCTCCCGGCCCTGA
- a CDS encoding cellulose binding domain-containing protein, with the protein MRLRARPLAALLAVFALSAGLSGIAIPSVAQPRTSGAAATTAEASDLSSATALAADPYTWKNVRIDGGGFVPGIVFNRSEKNLAYARTDIGGAYRWDQSGKQWKPLLDSVDWDHWGYTGVVSLASDPVQPNNVYVAAGTYTNSWDPNNGAVLRSTDRGATWTPSVLPFKLGGNMPGRGMGERLAVDPHKNSVLYLGAPSGNGLWRSTDSGATWAKVTSFTNPGNYSQDPTDTSGYGNDNQGVTWVTFDGRGGTSGTATKNIYVGVADKDNTVYRSTDAGATWSRIAGQPTGYLAHKGVLDEGTGYLYLSLSDTGGPYDGGKGKIARYDTATGTWLDVSPVAEADTYYGFSGLTVDRQKPGTLMATAYSSWWPDTQIFRSTDSGATWTTAWEYTSYPNRSTRYTQDVSSVPWLTWGANPSPPETSPKLGWMTESLEIDPFDSNRMMYGTGATLYGTENLKNWDTGSQFKITPMVKGIEETAVNDLASPPSGAPLLSALLDVGGFRHTNLDAVPAMMYTSPNFTSSTSLDFAEASPNTVVRVGDADAAPHVAFSTDNGANWFGGSDPSGVTGGGTVAAAADGSSFVWSPAGTGVYRTTGFGSSWTASTGIPAGATVESDRKNPKKFYGFKSGVFYVSTDSGATFTAKPSTGLPAEGNVRFKAVPGTEGDVWLAGGAATGTYGLWHSTDSGATFTKLSNVTQADSIGFGKAAQGASYQTLFTSAKIGGVRGIFRSTDAGASWTRINDDAHQWGWTGGAITGDPRIFGRVYVSTNGRGILYGDSAAGDTGTTDPGTDPGTDPGTDPGTDPGTDPGTPAGAACKVTYKITNQWSGGFQGDVTVTNTGATAIDGWKLAWSFSNGQQISQAWNATVQQSGTSVTATDVGWNGKLAAGSSASFGFTGSWTGSNGTPSAFTLGGKSCTLGS; encoded by the coding sequence GTGCGCTTGAGAGCCAGACCCCTTGCCGCCCTCCTGGCGGTGTTCGCCCTGTCAGCAGGCCTGTCGGGCATCGCCATCCCCTCGGTGGCGCAGCCCCGGACGTCGGGCGCCGCCGCCACCACGGCGGAAGCATCCGATCTGTCGTCGGCCACCGCCCTGGCGGCGGACCCGTACACCTGGAAGAACGTCCGCATCGACGGCGGTGGTTTCGTCCCCGGCATCGTCTTCAACCGGAGCGAGAAGAACCTCGCCTACGCCCGTACCGACATCGGCGGCGCCTACCGCTGGGACCAGTCGGGCAAGCAGTGGAAACCCCTGCTCGACTCGGTGGACTGGGACCACTGGGGCTACACCGGCGTGGTGAGCCTCGCCTCCGACCCGGTCCAGCCGAACAATGTGTACGTCGCCGCCGGTACGTACACCAACAGCTGGGACCCCAACAACGGCGCGGTGCTGCGCTCCACCGACCGGGGCGCCACCTGGACCCCGTCGGTGCTCCCCTTCAAGCTCGGCGGCAACATGCCCGGGCGCGGGATGGGCGAGCGGCTCGCCGTCGACCCGCACAAGAACTCGGTGCTCTACCTCGGCGCCCCGAGCGGCAACGGCCTCTGGCGGTCCACCGATTCGGGTGCCACCTGGGCGAAGGTCACCTCGTTCACCAACCCCGGGAACTACTCCCAGGACCCGACCGACACCAGCGGCTACGGCAACGACAACCAGGGCGTCACCTGGGTGACGTTCGACGGGCGCGGTGGCACCTCCGGTACGGCGACGAAGAACATCTACGTCGGCGTGGCGGACAAGGACAACACCGTCTACCGCTCCACCGACGCCGGTGCCACCTGGTCGCGGATCGCCGGACAGCCCACCGGCTACCTGGCGCACAAGGGCGTCCTGGACGAGGGCACCGGCTACCTCTACCTCTCGCTGAGCGACACCGGCGGCCCGTACGACGGCGGCAAGGGGAAGATCGCCCGCTACGACACGGCCACCGGCACCTGGCTGGACGTCAGTCCCGTCGCCGAGGCCGACACCTACTACGGCTTCAGCGGTCTCACCGTGGACCGGCAGAAGCCCGGCACGCTGATGGCGACCGCCTACAGCTCCTGGTGGCCGGACACCCAGATCTTCCGGTCCACCGACAGCGGCGCGACCTGGACCACCGCCTGGGAGTACACGAGTTACCCCAACCGCTCCACCCGCTACACCCAGGACGTCTCCTCGGTGCCCTGGCTCACCTGGGGCGCCAACCCCTCGCCGCCCGAGACCAGCCCGAAGCTCGGCTGGATGACCGAGTCCCTGGAGATCGACCCGTTCGACTCCAACCGGATGATGTACGGCACCGGGGCGACGCTCTACGGCACCGAGAACCTCAAGAACTGGGACACCGGCAGCCAGTTCAAGATCACGCCCATGGTGAAGGGGATCGAGGAGACGGCCGTCAACGACCTGGCCTCCCCGCCCTCCGGCGCCCCGCTGCTCAGCGCGCTGCTCGACGTCGGCGGCTTCCGGCACACGAATCTCGACGCCGTACCCGCGATGATGTACACCTCGCCCAACTTCACCTCCTCCACGAGCCTCGACTTCGCGGAGGCGTCCCCCAACACCGTGGTGCGCGTGGGTGACGCGGACGCCGCGCCGCACGTCGCGTTCTCGACGGACAACGGCGCCAACTGGTTCGGCGGCTCCGACCCCTCGGGCGTCACCGGCGGCGGCACGGTCGCGGCGGCGGCCGACGGCAGTTCGTTCGTGTGGAGCCCGGCGGGCACCGGAGTATACCGCACCACCGGCTTCGGCTCGTCGTGGACGGCCTCCACCGGCATCCCGGCCGGCGCCACCGTGGAGTCGGACCGCAAAAACCCGAAGAAGTTCTACGGCTTCAAGTCCGGTGTCTTCTACGTCTCCACCGACTCCGGCGCCACCTTCACCGCGAAGCCGTCCACCGGCCTCCCCGCCGAGGGCAACGTCCGGTTCAAGGCCGTCCCCGGCACCGAGGGCGACGTCTGGCTCGCGGGCGGCGCCGCCACCGGCACGTACGGCCTGTGGCACTCCACCGACTCCGGCGCCACCTTCACCAAGCTGTCCAACGTGACGCAGGCGGACTCCATCGGGTTCGGCAAGGCGGCGCAGGGCGCCTCGTACCAGACCCTGTTCACCAGTGCGAAGATCGGCGGGGTGCGCGGCATCTTCCGGTCCACCGACGCGGGCGCGAGCTGGACCCGGATCAACGACGACGCGCACCAGTGGGGCTGGACCGGCGGCGCGATCACCGGCGACCCGCGGATCTTCGGCCGGGTGTACGTCTCCACCAACGGCCGCGGCATCCTCTACGGCGACTCCGCGGCCGGTGACACCGGCACCACCGACCCGGGCACCGACCCCGGTACGGACCCGGGCACCGACCCCGGGACCGACCCGGGCACCGACCCCGGAACCCCCGCCGGTGCGGCCTGCAAGGTGACGTACAAGATCACCAACCAGTGGTCCGGCGGCTTCCAGGGCGACGTCACCGTCACCAACACCGGCGCCACGGCGATCGACGGCTGGAAACTCGCCTGGAGCTTCTCCAACGGGCAGCAGATCTCCCAGGCGTGGAACGCGACGGTCCAGCAGTCCGGCACCTCGGTGACGGCCACCGACGTCGGCTGGAACGGCAAGCTCGCGGCCGGATCCTCGGCGTCCTTCGGCTTCACCGGCAGCTGGACCGGGAGCAACGGCACGCCGAGCGCCTTCACGCTGGGAGGCAAGAGCTGCACCCTCGGCAGCTGA
- a CDS encoding iron-siderophore ABC transporter substrate-binding protein has product MFGSIRARRHALAASATVAALTLALGACSSDGDDKEPAKSAAKSGAAFPVSIKSSLGTATIDEKPRRVVTLGQGSAETAIALGTTPVGIESYAWGSDSSGYLPWIDEAVKKNGDKLPTQFTGGEEIDFEAITELEPDVILAPWSGITQKQYDVLKDIAPTVAYPDQAWSTDWDQQIDIIGEALGQTEDADGLKATIEKELADAAASRPQYKDVTFSYIYTSGPGTLGIFKPTEQRVTMVSKLGLTVDPVVDTFKETEGTDSALIGLENAGKLKDSDLLFTFYTDDKTRKEIEAQKLYAAMPAVAKGAVVASNDNSFVTASSIINPLTVPWVIDRYLPLIDKAVAAAGK; this is encoded by the coding sequence ATGTTCGGCTCCATTCGCGCGCGCCGTCACGCGCTCGCCGCCTCCGCCACCGTCGCCGCACTCACGCTCGCCCTGGGCGCCTGCTCGTCCGACGGCGACGACAAGGAGCCGGCGAAGTCCGCGGCGAAGAGCGGCGCGGCGTTCCCCGTCTCGATCAAGAGCTCGCTCGGCACCGCGACCATCGACGAGAAGCCCCGACGCGTCGTCACCCTCGGCCAGGGCTCGGCCGAGACCGCCATCGCGCTCGGCACCACTCCGGTGGGCATCGAGAGTTACGCATGGGGCAGCGACTCCTCCGGCTACCTGCCGTGGATCGACGAAGCGGTGAAGAAGAACGGCGACAAGCTCCCCACCCAGTTCACCGGTGGTGAGGAGATCGACTTCGAGGCCATCACCGAACTGGAGCCGGACGTCATCCTCGCCCCCTGGTCGGGCATCACGCAGAAGCAGTACGACGTCCTCAAGGACATCGCCCCCACCGTCGCCTACCCGGACCAGGCCTGGAGCACGGACTGGGACCAGCAGATCGACATCATCGGCGAGGCGCTCGGGCAGACCGAGGACGCCGACGGCCTCAAGGCGACCATCGAGAAGGAACTCGCGGACGCCGCCGCGAGCCGCCCCCAGTACAAGGACGTGACGTTCTCGTACATCTACACCTCGGGCCCCGGCACCCTCGGCATCTTCAAGCCCACCGAGCAGCGCGTGACCATGGTCTCCAAGCTCGGCCTGACCGTCGACCCGGTCGTCGACACCTTCAAGGAGACCGAGGGCACCGACTCCGCCCTCATCGGCCTGGAGAACGCCGGGAAGCTGAAGGACAGCGACCTGCTCTTCACCTTCTACACCGACGACAAGACCCGCAAGGAGATCGAGGCGCAGAAGCTGTACGCCGCGATGCCCGCCGTCGCGAAGGGCGCGGTCGTCGCCTCGAACGACAACTCCTTCGTCACGGCCTCCTCGATCATCAACCCGCTGACCGTGCCGTGGGTGATCGACCGCTACCTGCCGCTCATCGACAAGGCCGTCGCCGCCGCCGGCAAGTAA
- a CDS encoding FecCD family ABC transporter permease, giving the protein MATTTVAPPSGAGTSRTGTARSAFLLLLALVALGIALSASVMFGSRATSPGEVVDVLTGGAAPDVAAVVESRYPRTLLGVLAGAGLAVAGTLMQGVSRNPLAEPGLLGINAGASAGIVTATAWFGASGTTATMWWALPGALLAGVLVHVIGTAGAGPGVVRLVLAGAVLSAVLMAYIQAVTLSKPKVFDSYRYWVVGALGGRDLDVLWSVLPFAAVGLVIALLLGPGLNALALGDATAISLGSRPARTRAAGLVAATLLSAAATAAVGPIAFVGLAVPHVVRALVGVDFRAQIVFSALLGPTLLLLADVVGRVVMRPTELMVGVVTAFIGAPALLVAVRRMKGTA; this is encoded by the coding sequence ATGGCAACCACCACGGTCGCGCCGCCGAGCGGTGCCGGTACCTCGCGTACCGGCACCGCCCGTTCGGCGTTCCTCCTGCTCCTGGCGCTCGTCGCCCTCGGCATCGCGCTCTCGGCGAGCGTCATGTTCGGCAGCCGGGCCACCTCCCCCGGGGAGGTCGTCGACGTGCTCACCGGCGGCGCCGCCCCCGACGTCGCCGCCGTCGTCGAGAGCCGCTACCCCCGCACGCTCCTCGGCGTGCTGGCCGGAGCCGGTCTCGCCGTCGCGGGCACCCTCATGCAGGGCGTCTCCCGCAACCCCCTGGCCGAACCCGGCCTGCTCGGCATCAACGCGGGCGCCTCCGCCGGAATCGTCACCGCCACCGCCTGGTTCGGTGCCTCCGGCACCACCGCCACCATGTGGTGGGCGCTGCCCGGAGCCCTGCTCGCCGGAGTGCTCGTCCACGTCATCGGTACGGCGGGCGCCGGTCCGGGCGTGGTACGCCTGGTCCTGGCAGGCGCGGTCCTCTCGGCCGTCCTGATGGCGTACATCCAGGCCGTGACCCTCAGCAAACCGAAGGTCTTCGACAGCTACCGGTACTGGGTGGTCGGAGCGCTGGGCGGCCGGGACCTCGACGTCCTGTGGTCCGTGCTGCCGTTCGCCGCGGTGGGCCTGGTGATCGCGCTCCTGCTCGGCCCCGGCCTCAACGCCCTCGCGCTCGGCGACGCCACCGCGATCTCGCTCGGCTCGCGCCCCGCGCGCACCCGCGCCGCCGGACTCGTCGCCGCCACCCTGCTGAGCGCGGCGGCCACCGCGGCGGTCGGCCCGATCGCCTTCGTCGGTCTCGCGGTGCCCCACGTGGTCCGTGCGCTCGTCGGCGTCGACTTCCGGGCGCAGATCGTGTTCTCCGCCCTTCTCGGCCCCACGCTGCTGCTCCTGGCGGACGTGGTGGGACGGGTCGTCATGCGGCCCACCGAGCTGATGGTCGGCGTGGTGACCGCCTTCATCGGCGCACCCGCGCTGCTCGTCGCCGTACGCAGGATGAAGGGGACGGCATGA